The following are encoded in a window of Bacillus xiapuensis genomic DNA:
- a CDS encoding APC family permease, which translates to MKKTQEFNKVLSRADVLVLAFGAMIGWGWVVLSGEWILKAGSIGAIIAFLLGGILVVFVGLTYAELTTVFPKTGGAYHFVKETLGRKAAFIVAWALLLGYISVVAFEAVALPTVVEYIFPDYQSGYLWTLAGWDVYLSWAAVGMMGSIIVTIINWVGVKQAAFLQIVLTLVLTVIGLMLVFGSALGGGEIKNMEPLFAGGAAGLMGVMIMTPFLFVGFDVIPQVAEEMKIPMKAIGKIIVLSVSFAVLWYVLIIFGVSLSLDSQELAGASLATADAMGAAFGSPLFSKILILGGIAGILTSWNAFIIGGSRIMYAMAQDGALPAWFGKIHPKHKTPSNAILAIGLLSTLSPLLGRPALVWFVDAGGLAIVLAYFMVSWSFLVLRRKRPQLERPFQAGKSSSIGWISLILTFGFILLYMPGMPSALIWPYEWIITLAWWGIGAFFLARGASNKKASSLNKGGSEHDQTRRVN; encoded by the coding sequence ATGAAAAAAACGCAAGAGTTTAACAAAGTGTTATCACGTGCAGATGTTTTGGTATTAGCGTTTGGCGCTATGATTGGATGGGGCTGGGTTGTGCTCTCCGGAGAATGGATTTTAAAAGCCGGTTCTATCGGGGCGATTATCGCATTTTTGCTCGGAGGCATTCTCGTTGTGTTTGTCGGCTTAACTTACGCAGAATTAACCACTGTCTTTCCGAAAACAGGAGGTGCTTATCATTTTGTCAAGGAAACGTTAGGCAGGAAAGCGGCGTTTATCGTCGCTTGGGCTTTGCTTCTAGGATACATTTCTGTTGTTGCTTTTGAGGCGGTCGCTTTGCCCACAGTTGTCGAGTATATCTTTCCAGACTATCAATCCGGCTATCTATGGACGCTGGCTGGCTGGGATGTATATCTCTCATGGGCAGCCGTTGGCATGATGGGTTCCATTATAGTTACGATCATTAACTGGGTCGGCGTAAAGCAAGCCGCGTTTTTGCAAATTGTTTTGACATTGGTATTAACGGTCATCGGGCTCATGCTTGTATTTGGCTCGGCACTGGGCGGCGGAGAAATCAAGAATATGGAGCCGCTGTTTGCCGGCGGAGCTGCGGGACTAATGGGCGTGATGATAATGACTCCCTTCTTATTCGTCGGTTTTGATGTCATCCCTCAGGTGGCGGAAGAAATGAAGATTCCCATGAAAGCCATTGGAAAAATTATTGTATTATCCGTAAGCTTTGCGGTACTGTGGTATGTCCTGATTATCTTCGGCGTTTCTTTAAGTCTTGACTCGCAGGAGTTGGCGGGTGCCAGCTTGGCGACAGCAGACGCTATGGGAGCAGCTTTTGGCTCACCGCTATTTTCCAAGATCTTAATTTTAGGCGGCATCGCCGGAATATTAACGAGCTGGAATGCTTTTATTATCGGCGGCAGCCGCATCATGTATGCCATGGCGCAAGACGGAGCCTTGCCGGCATGGTTCGGCAAAATACACCCGAAACACAAAACTCCCTCCAACGCTATTCTCGCGATCGGGCTGCTGTCTACTTTAAGTCCGCTTCTTGGCCGCCCTGCGCTTGTATGGTTTGTTGATGCTGGCGGTTTGGCCATCGTACTGGCTTATTTTATGGTTTCGTGGTCCTTTCTCGTTCTGCGAAGAAAACGCCCGCAATTGGAAAGACCCTTTCAAGCTGGAAAAAGCTCATCCATTGGCTGGATTTCTCTCATACTGACGTTCGGCTTCATTCTTTTATATATGCCTGGCATGCCTTCCGCCCTCATTTGGCCGTATGAGTGGATTATTACGCTGGCATGGTGGGGGATCGGCGCATTCTTTTTAGCAAGAGGAGCATCCAATAAGAAGGCTTCATCACTAAATAAAGGGGGATCAGAGCATGATCAAACAAGACGCGTTAACTAA
- a CDS encoding DNA polymerase IV, which yields MKNYYPKNGRVILHVDMNSFYASVEIAHDSSLKGKPLAIAGNPKERKGIVVTCSYEARKFGVRTTMTVREAKKRCPQLLILPPDFPKYRSASAAMFDILRQYSELVEPVSIDEGYVDITNSFSLGTPLAIAKSIQQQLMEELSLPSSIGVAPNKFLAKMASNMKKPMGITVLRKREIPARLWPLPVIEMYGAGRKTAEKLAAVQIHTIGDLAAADDLVLKKRLGINGLRLKERANGCDNRKVNPDAMNTWKSVGHSWTLPRDVTNQQELISIIQQLTEKVTARLRSKMAFGATVSVTIRYKDRKTITRSKKLPCPTGEQDVIFSEAKGLLLKNWNGNGVRLLGVAVQDLGDKEETGVQLDLFSYEQAAKEEPLSDAIEKIREKFGVQAIKKGVRIRK from the coding sequence GTGAAAAATTATTACCCTAAGAACGGCCGGGTCATTTTGCATGTGGATATGAACAGTTTCTATGCTTCGGTAGAAATTGCTCATGATTCTTCCCTAAAAGGGAAACCGCTTGCGATTGCCGGAAACCCGAAAGAGCGCAAAGGAATTGTAGTTACTTGCAGCTACGAAGCGAGAAAGTTCGGTGTACGCACCACGATGACAGTGCGGGAAGCCAAAAAACGATGTCCGCAGCTGCTCATCCTGCCTCCTGATTTTCCTAAATATCGCTCTGCTTCTGCGGCGATGTTTGACATACTGCGGCAGTATTCTGAGCTGGTTGAACCGGTTTCTATTGATGAAGGATATGTGGATATTACCAACAGCTTCTCTTTAGGCACACCGCTTGCGATTGCAAAGTCCATCCAGCAGCAACTAATGGAGGAGCTGTCACTCCCTTCCAGCATAGGGGTTGCGCCCAATAAATTCCTGGCGAAAATGGCTTCAAATATGAAAAAGCCGATGGGGATTACCGTCTTAAGAAAGCGGGAGATCCCGGCGCGTTTATGGCCGCTTCCAGTGATAGAAATGTATGGGGCGGGCAGGAAAACAGCTGAGAAGCTAGCTGCTGTTCAGATTCATACGATTGGAGATTTGGCTGCGGCAGACGATCTGGTCTTAAAAAAACGTCTTGGCATCAATGGGCTTCGTTTGAAAGAGCGCGCCAATGGGTGCGATAACAGAAAAGTCAATCCCGATGCGATGAATACATGGAAAAGTGTCGGACATTCATGGACGCTTCCCAGAGATGTTACAAACCAGCAAGAGCTGATTAGCATTATTCAGCAGCTGACGGAAAAAGTCACAGCCCGCCTCCGCAGCAAGATGGCGTTTGGAGCGACTGTTTCCGTGACCATTCGTTACAAAGACCGCAAAACGATTACCCGCAGCAAAAAGCTTCCGTGCCCGACCGGCGAGCAAGACGTGATTTTTTCAGAAGCGAAAGGGCTGCTGTTAAAGAATTGGAATGGCAACGGAGTCAGGCTGCTGGGCGTGGCAGTGCAAGATCTTGGGGATAAAGAAGAAACAGGGGTGCAGCTCGACCTGTTTTCCTACGAGCAGGCGGCAAAAGAAGAGCCGCTTAGTGATGCGATTGAAAAAATACGGGAAAAATTTGGGGTCCAAGCGATCAAAAAAGGAGTCCGCATCCGCAAGTGA